CACCGTCTTCTGGAAGCTGACGCCGGCAAAGTCGGGGCTGCTCATGGCCGGGGTGATGACGAGCCGCGGGCGACCGTCCTCGATGCGCACCGGCTGGACGGCACCCGAGACCGAGTCCGAGTAGACGGGACGCAGGCTGACGGGCAGCCAGCGCGGCGAGAAGAGGACGTTCCAGGTCACCCGCTTACCGGCGTCGTGGCTGCTGGGACCCAGCTGGGTCTGGAAGCTGGTGCTGCGGTCGTCCCGTGCCGGGTTGTTGATGACCCACTGGGAGCCCCAGCTGGGTGCGAGGTAGTTGCGGGGCAGGAACATGCTGCAGTTGACATCGAAATACTTGGCAAAATGGAGGGGGGAGGCGGCGTGGAACTGGAAAGCCTGGAAAAGCAGGTCCTGCACCGCGCTGTAGTGCCGCACCAGCACCGCCGACTGCGCCTGCAGCCGGAAGAGCTGGCTGGGCGCGATCATGGGGTAGCGGATGGCGCGCAGCACCCGTTCGGCCACGGGACCCTCGGGCTGCCGGCGATTCAGCCAGCCCTCCACGGCGGTGTAGAGCTCCAGCTCGCTGTGCAGCACCAGGTCGGAGcgttccagcagcagcagcagcagctccacgcTCACCGAGCCCCACTCGGCGCTGCCCAGCACGGCCGAGAGGTTCCAGGCCAGGAACTGGAGGCAGCTCTCCTGCAGCGCCGAGTCCCCGATACGCACGGCGTAGTGGTACCAGGCCACCACGTGGCCCTGGCTCGACTCGCTGGCCAGGTGGGTCTTCATGTAGTCGGCCACGCCGCGCTGCAGCCCCCACACCCGGTACTTGCTGGCCAGCTGGTGCATGGGGATGGCTTGGTGCAGCAGGATGGAGACCCCCCCGCAGTACAGGTACCTGGGGCAGAGTGTGGGGTGGTGACGCTGGTGTCCCCCGATCCTCTTCCCTGACCAGCTGCAGGGTCCGATAGCACGGTCCCCAGGGGAGCATCCTCCCTCCTTGGCCGCGTCCCTCCCAACACGCCCATCTCATGGGTCCCTGTGGTCCCCAGGGGAACATTTCCCCTTCTTGGCCGCATCCCCCTGGGCATCCCCATCCCGTGGGGTTCCCACGGACCCCAGGGGAGCTACATCCCTTCTCATGGCCCCATCCCATGGGGTCCCCACGTACCTGATAAACTTCTCAAAGAGCGCAGCAGTCTCGGGCGGCTCATGCAGGGTGATGATGCTCTGGTTGCGCAAGAGGCTCTCGAAGACCTCGCTCTGGAGgctgagcagcagctggtgggtgTGAAAGACTTTGGCCTCGTCGGAGGCGGCCGTGCGCACCCGCAGCACCGAGTCGCTGCCATTGCCgttctgcagcagctcctgcagccgctGCAGCAGCGTCAGCGAGTGGTTGATGGTGGCCGCCGTGGCATCGCCGCTAaggtcggctttctgggctgtggaGAGAGAGGACCGTCCCGGTGCTGCACCCTGGGATCCGGGCACGGGGTGCCAGGGCACGGCAGAGCAGGGCCCGGCTGTGGGGCGATGCGTGGTTGACGGGGGGCTGGGGAAGCCTGGCTCTGTGCGCATCCTCCCTCCGCTCTCCCCAGTGCCGAAGGGCTAGCTGGTGCCAAGGGGGTGTGGGGAGgatgaggggacatggggacatttGTGTCCTTAGGAGACAAAAAACttcttttctgcagcagaaggggTGAGACCACCGTGTCCCAGGCTGGGACGTGCTGGGAAATGGCCCTGTGCCAGGCAGCGCTGGCTCGCAGCCCGGTCTGCCAGCCCCAATCCCATCCCCGCTGAGGGCAGAGCAAGCCCTGGGCATTGCCCCCGACCCCCCACGTCCCGGATTGACACATGGGGCACACGAGAGCCCGCGAGTGTGGGGAGTCAGGCACGCTCTGCCGCCGCACCCAGGGACGGCATTCCCGCGGTCCAAGCAGCCTGGGGACACCGGCTGCCCCGGCATCGCTGCAGGTCAGTGCCgctgagcaggcagctgccgtgccgtgccgtgcctgCGCCCGGTGCGAACCCTGCCTCCTTGCTGATGCTGTGAACTGGCATCTCCTGCCCGGCAAAGTTTTGCTCCCCTCCTCCAGCTGTGTGTGCCGGCAGCCCAGCCTGGTCCCAGCTTTGGCACACACTGGGGGCAACTGTCCCCCCGTGTCCATGTCCCCGCAGTGGCAGGCTCCTAGTGGGAACAGGGACCAAGGCAGGGGTCTCCGTGCTCCTGCAGGCACAAGGAGCCTTCCTCCCTGTCCTCCTTTCCCTCATGCCTAGCACAACTCCCACCCCCTCCCTGGAGCATCCTTCCCCCCAGGGTGAATTTGGCCCCATGTCTCTCAAATCCCCATCTTGCCGGCCAGCTAGCCAGCGGATTACCCTTCCCAGCGACGGCTTAAGTCCAGCtgagtggggatggggaaggggatcGGGAGCCCCTCACCCCGCGGTGCCAGACATGGATACCCGCAGCACCGAGCCTTCCCTGGGCTGCGGCGAGCGCAGCCCGGCTCTTACCCCCTGGCACCTCCTGGGTGCCGTGGGGCACGGCACATCCAGGAGCCGCATCCATCCCTCCCGAGGTGCTGCGACGGCTGCTGAAGAACCGTGCTCAGCCTCCCACGGGCATCACCGGCCACCCGCGCCGCGGCCGAGCCCCACCCCGGCACCCGGCGAGGCCAGCGGGACCCACGGCACGGGGGTCCCTCCACGTCTCCCCCCGGCACAGCTACCCTTACCAGCTTGcacggtgaggaggaggaggaggaaggcagcggcGGCGCAGCCCCAACGGCGAGCGGCTACGGGCCGGCTGCCCGTCAGCCTGGCCATGGCTTCGCAAGCGCATCTGCCGGGTTTCGGCGCGGCACGGGCGTGCGGTGCCCGCCTGGCGTTTATGTAGGCCACGAGCCCTCCCAGCCCGCGCGCCCGCGCCGCCACATCGATTGGTGGAAACTGGGACCGGCCGTTACCAAGGGAACTGCTTCCAGCCCCCGTCCATCCCACCCTGACCCTGGACCCCAGCCTCGCACCCCGGCGTGGCGTGACGGGGTGTGCCCCGGTGAGCCCCGGCGTGGCACGGGGGCATCTCCATTTGCCGCCTGCTCCCGCTGCCGCCGGGCACTGCCGTGTCGTGCCGCAGCCCTACGCCGCGCCGAAGCCTCGTGCGTGGCCACAGCCCTTTGTGCCGCCAGACCGCCGGGACGCGGCAGCGGGGTCTTTGCATTCAGGGCACAGCTCGCCGtggcctccccgctcccccccggctCATGGGTATTCATGCCGGCAGCAGACCATCACCATGGCATCCGGGCTGCCGGCAGGAACTGCCTGCCCTTTTCCCAGCCTTTGCAGCCAAGAGGCTGCCTGCACCGTGCGAGTGCCCTGTGCCGGCCCCCGCTGGCACCTCGCCCGCTTCGATGGCTCTTGGGGGGGCTTCGCAATGGAGCCGGGGCGgcgtttgccccccccccccgtagcaCTGGTGCCACACGCCATGGCCGGTGCGGcccaggcacggggctgggggtggtgCTGGGTGCCCCCACCCTGTTGCAGGAGATGGGCACCTTTGTGGAAGCGTTTGCTGGCACAGCTCGAGCAGGTGGGGTGGGAGCGAGGAGTATCTGCACCCCACTTTTGGCCCCAGTGGTACTGTGGGGTGGGGACCCAGGACTGGGACCCCCAGCCGGGACAACAGACCCCACAAACGGCGGCAGCCTGACTCGCACGGGTACGGCAGCCCCTTACCCCCCACTTGGCCTCCCTGTGAAGACGGTGGGGGGCTGCCATGCAGGGCAAGGAGCCCCACCTGCCCCACAGCTTGGTGctccctgggcaggagctgctgggcacCGCGCTCAGCCCCAGGGCGCAGCAGGACCCTGCACGCCGTGGGAGGCAGCGCCTGGGTCCCCCCCTCCTGGGGACACCACGGGGGAGATGCTGTGACCTTCAGCATGTGGCAGTGCTGGAGCCACACGGGGGGATATTAACGGTTCCCAGTTATCGAGTGAGTATCTGTCCAGGCTGATGGGATTAGCACCAGTGCTTGTGGTATCGCAGCTCTGTGTTCAGCCGCCGAGCGAGGTGACAGCGTGGCGTGGCTGGTGCCCATTTCacaccctgctccctccccaggaaCCACGGGGAGATGCCGTGCCATGGCCGGTGCTGCCAGCACCAGCACCCTGCAGCAGGAGGGACGCCGTGCCATGGCCGGCAGGATGGGATAGCGAGTGGTTTGCGGGGCAAAGGCAGCCCACCATGCATGCGGTGGAGTAGGATGGTGGTGGCTGGGGGTCTGTGCCAGGCAGGGGGCTCTGGCCAAGCAGGGGGTGCTCAGCCTATCTGCCCCTTTGTGTCAGCTTGCCCAGCCCTGGCCTGGTGCCacccgctgctgccgccgcggccggggGCTGCTTTCGTGCTGGTGAGGTCTTCTGAGGACAGGTTCTCTTTAGGCTCACGTGGGAGCCGGAGCCAGAGCACCTGCATCCCTGAGGAGGATGGGGATGTGGGGCCGAGGACCCCCATCCCCGAGCACAGCTGTGgtccggaggggggggggggcgatccAGGAGCCCGGGTTTAGACAGGGTCTCCAGATGTTGAGCGTGGGCAGATGTTGCCGCAGCTCCTGGGGGGATGGGGATGACCCATCTGGCCCTGACCCACGGGTGGAGGGGCTGGGGACAAGCCGCCCGGCCATCATTGTGCCGTggtcctgggggtccccagcccctcgcAGGGACAGGCAGGCGATGCCATGCCTGGCTTGGGGCTGGGGCTCGAGCTCCGTGGCCCCGTGGGGCAGGGGAGCCCCAAGAGCGCGGTACAAGCAGAGCACGCAGCCCGGGTGGGCATTCCTGCATCACGGCGAGGCGCAGGCCAGCTGGGGAATGAGGGGCCCCCGCCGTGGCACAGCCGGTTAATGGCTCACCGTATCCACCGATGCCTCATTTAACCACCTGCCTGCAAAACAACAGCTTGCCGGGAGCGTGCGCCCGGTGAGTTGCAGGCATGGTGCCAGCCCATGCTACACCCTTCGGCCCAGGGACCCTCGTGTCCCCCCCACGGGGGCATCAGCTGGCCACAGGTCAGGGCTGCAGGCCATGGGGGGACAATGGGGCCGGTGCTGGGGGTCACGAGGGGACAGGGCATCCATCCCCCAGCCCCTGGTGAGATGGAGAGAGCAGCTGTGCTGGCCCCGGTAATTGCGGCTGTGGCGGCGGAGGTTTGGCTCACCATAGCGACCCGTGCCAGgaggctcctgccagcccccgcGGCTGTGCACAAGGCATTACCCCCATGGGCTGGGGGACATTGGGGAAGCAGGGGGGAGTCAGGGGTCTAGGTGGCCCCAGGGACGGGCAGGGGACATCAGCCTTCCCACCCCTacctgtgctgctggggaaaccgaggcacgggCAGGCTTTCCCTCTGGTTTGGGTCATCGGCGTGCCCTCTGCACACCGGAGCTGTGCCAGTGGGCACCCAGAGCAAAGCCCAGCAGGGACACAGAGGGATGCATGCAGGGATTCACACACACCCACGCACGCTCATGTGCACGCTCACTCATACACACACAGACCCACTCCTCTCAGTCCCCGAAGGTGGCTGCagaccctgcctgcctgcttgcagAGAGCAGGGGGTGGGGAACCTGTGCCAGCCCCCCAGCACCTCACCAGGCtcgggcagccctgcctgcctgcacctaCCTCTGCCCAGCCCCGGCCCACCTCAGGGTGGGCAGCAAACCCAGAAACTGGGGCTCCAGCACCCaaaggaggggagctgggggtccAGGCACAGGAACGATGCACCCCAGCTTGGTGACACAGGCTTTTGTGTAAAATGGGGGGCCTAAGCTGTCCCCAAGCACACAGACCACCATCCCTATTGCTCTGGGGTGGGACGAGCTCCGTCACCATCACTCGGGGCTGGCACAGCACCCCAGGTGACCCCATCCTTGGCACCCATGGGAGCAGCGAGGCCCGGGGACGTCCTCCTGCCCCGCTAGCCCTGCCCGCGGCTCTGCCCACGCTGCTCTCCCTCCGCCCCGCCGTCCCTCGCTCCCCGGGAGGCTGTGCGATGCTGCGGGTGTCGGAGGGGACACGGTCACCGACGAGGACACAGCCACCGGTGGGGACACGGCCACCAACTGGGACACAGCCATCCGCAAGGACACGGACACCGGTGGCTCTCCGGGCCCAGGGAAGGTGGCACCTCACGCCCGGTGGGTGGCACAAGGGCCACCAAGGTGAGAGCCCAGCTTCCacagggtttggggagggggacccCGGGCAGGGGGAGGCAAAGGGGGCACCAGACTGGACGCAGACCCCCACTCACAGAACAAACAGGACCAGGGCTGAGAAAGGGTTCATGCGTTCCGGCCGCAGCTGCAGCAATCGATGCCCCAGTTCCCTGGGGGACATGAAGGGACTGGACTTGCCCCTGCTGATTAGCCAGATCTAATTTACAGTTAATTGGCGTCCCCCCTGCGCATCCCCAACCCCCAGCCCGGGGCTCTGCTCAGGATCCCTGCTTCCATCCCGGCCGGACGAAGCGGCCAAAGCCCGCCCCCCGGGCTCCCGGGGCCGGGGAgaggtgggaccccccccccccacatacacacacaccccgctggcactgctgggggggCAGGAACTGGAGCAACGGCGAGGGGAgacgtgcccccccccccccggccccccggagCGGTCGGGGGTCTGCGGTGAGTGTGACCGGACCAGcttggggtccctgtggggcCGGGGTCGGACTGGGACCCCAGCGGTGCCCAGTACCAGCCCCCCCTAGCTCAGGACCCCCCCCCCTGCACCGTGCTCCGGCACTAGGGTCCGGGGGGGTCGCGGTCCCCCTAAAGAGATGCTAATTATTTAGGGAGGGGGGGATCCTGACCAATCAGAACGCAGCGCTCAGGTTTGGCCTCCCCATTCTTGGAGGACGCTTCTCTGATTGGGTGAAGCCTGGACCCCGCTAGCCAGTAGGAGCGCACGGCTCGGGAGGGGGGTGGTGCCGCCCGGCTTTATGAAtgggcgggggcagcgggggcccGATCCGGGCGCGGGGcacgggccggggggggggggtccgggcagGGCCGCTGCCTCATGCGGGCCTGCCTGAGGAGCTGGCAAAGGACCCGCCTGGCAGCCTGGAGGTGGCCAACCCCCCCCTTGGCACTGCTGGCATCCCCCCTCCAGcacccttgcccccccccccccccccccgtccagcACCTCTGGGTCTCCCACCACCGCTGTGTCCTGGCATCGGGAGCCAGgacctcacccccaccccccccccgcagtccCCCAAGAACATGgtgttttaatctgtttttcttcaagGTGATAAACGGGGCCAAGGGGATAAACAAGGAGCATCTCCGGTAGCCGGGCCACCCTCCGCTCCAAGGATGGGGACCGTCCCCCCACGGGGACTGGATCCTGGGTCCCTTGTCCTGAAGCACCCACGGACAGCGGGCAGCTCCAAAATGTGCCGTTGCAGGCAGCCGTGGTGGCAGACCTGGGGCAACTGCACCCATGGGAGCCAACCCACCCCAAGCCCCCTGTGCCACGTCCCAGCTGAGCCCCCACCCAAGTGCCACCAGGGCCCTCGGCCCCCTGACGCTGCCTGTGTCCCCTCGCAGCCAGTCCGTGGTGGAAGGCGATGGTCCCGGTGCCCAACAGCACGGCGGTGGTGTGGGCCAGCGAGGCGGCAGAGCCGGAGCGGTCACCCTGCATGGTCGGCATCTTCCCCATCGTGTATTACAGCGTCCTACTGGGGTTGGGGCTGCCAGGTGAGGggtctggggcaggggggggctgcCCAGGACCGTGGGGGGGGGCAGCATCCAACTTGCATCATCTGAGCTGTGCACCCTCAGCCCAGCCTGTGCTCTCAGTTGCCAGCAGAGTCTCAGGTCGTGTCCCAAACCCAGGGgttttggggatggggaggagagtcctCAGGGGTGGGGGAAAACAACTTGCTCCCCCCAGCCTTAGTGCCAGCCGTGGTTCCCGGCTGTAAAGCCCAGCCCCACATGGCAGGTGCCACAGCAGCAGGGACAGATGGTATTTGTGTTGCTTGGGCTGACACACAGAAGAGATTAATCAGCTCAGCAAATCCCCACCACACCGTGATATTTATAGCTCCCCACCCCAGCTGGGGCCTGGGGCTGCTTGCCCTGTGGCCCTGGGAGAGCCTGGGCACCCCGGGGTCCCAGGtgctgcggggggagggggctgcgagCCCCGGGGCCTCACCGCCACACATCGCTCCCCTTCCTCCAGTGAACATCCTGACCGCTGTGGCCCTCTCCCGCCTGGCCACGAGGACCAAGAAGTCATCGTACTGGTACCTGCTGGCCCTGACCACCTCCGACATCCTCACCCAGgtcttcatcatctttgtgggcTTCATCCTGCAGACAGCCATCCTGGCCCGGGCGGTGCCCAGCGCCTTCATCCACACCGTCAATGTGCTGGAGTTCACGGCCAACCATGCCTCCATCTGGGTCACCGTCCTGCTGACCGTGGACCGCTACGTGGCCCTCTGCCACCCGCTGCGGTACCGCACCGTCTCCTATCCCCAGCGCACCCGCAAGATCATCGCGGCTGTCTTCGCCGTGGCTCTGGCCACGGGCATCCCCTTCTACTGGTGGCTGGACGTGTGGCGTGACGCCGACCCCCCCACCGCCCTGGACATGGTGCTCAAGTGGGTGCACTGCATCACCATCTACTTCTTGCCCTGCAGCATCTTCCTGGCCACCAACTCCATCATCATCTGCAAGCTGAAGCGGCAGAGGTGCTCAGGGGGTTGCCGACCCCGCCTGAGCAAGACCATGGCCCTCCTCCTGGCCGTCACCACCGTCTTCATCGTGCTCTGGGCTCCCCGGACCATCGTCATGATCTGCCACCTCTATGTGGCCTCGGTCAAGAGGGACTGGCGCATGCACCTGGCCTTGGACATTGCCAACATGGTGGCCATGCTCAACACCACCCTCAACTTCTTCCTCTACTGCTTTGTCAGCCAGACCTTCCGCCGCACGGTGGGCGAGGTGCTCCGGGCCCACCTCCGGCACGGTCCTCGACCCGGCAGCGGCCGCTTTCTGCCCCCAGCCCTAAAACCGCTGGAGCTGCTGGCCGGCACGGCCCTCtgagccagggctgctgccagccgGGGCAGTGCTCGGCCGGGGGTCCCAGTACTCACCCAGCCCCACGCATCGCACCAGGACCTGGCGAGACCCTGCCCCAGGGATGCTGCCTCCGCGGCGCCCACCCTCCACGGAGCTGGGGGTTAACgcgggtgctggtggtggtggcaagAGGAGGCGGTTGTGCCCAGCCGCCTGGTTGAGCTCGTTTGGGGCCATCGGGCTGCCCCGCCTGGCAGCAGCACCCACCGCACCCCAGGGACCCCTGCCCGCTCCCTGAGCTGCACCAGGAtgggcagctcagccctgcctgtgctcAGCCCCTCAGGACACGCAGCCTTTGGCCCCCCAAGGAAATTCAGCCATGGGACAGCAAGGACGTGCCCCCAGCTCAGTGGCAGAAGTTGCTGCCTGCTCCatgtgtgcccccccccaggctgggctCCTCTCCAGCCCTGTGGCCATGGGGTTCATGGGGCTTCCACGGCCAGGGAGCGTGACCGTGCTCTCGACTGCTCTCCTGCCTCAGCTCCAGCCCATGCTGAACTGGCACACCAAAGGTCCCAGGGAATCCAGCGGGCACGGCTGCCCCATGGCGAGGGTGACGGGCGCAGGTGAGCTCCTGCGGGCCCTGGTGAGGACACGGTGCCGGCTGGGTGCCGGCGGGACGGTTCTTCCTCCATAAACTGCTGTGCTGAGGCCAAAACTCTGCCTGGGTCCGGCTCCCTGCAAATGGCCGGCACGGGGGCACCCTGCACCAGCACCCCAGGGCAGAGGGTCCctctgccccatcctgagctctCAGCCCTGCCCACCCCAGTGCTCCTGCCCTGGTGGTCGGGGGGCTGCTGGAAAGGAGCACCCACGGGGTCCAGCATCCCCAGCTGTGAGGCGTGGGCACACGGTAAGACCCCAGCTCtgggctctgcaggagctggcCCCTACCTGTTATTCCCCCAGAGATAATCcgggagagcagccctgcaaggCGGCAGCCCCTGGGTACCGCGGCTGCACCCCTGTGCAAGGGTGCAGCATCTCCCACCGGCTGCAAGGGCAGGGGCTTGTGATGCCCCCCCCCCTGCATCGAGTGCACCCAGCACCAGTGCCCCCCTCCCACCCGTTACACCAGTGCCAAGCTGGTGCGATGCTGGGGCcagcctgcctgtccccagctgccACCAGAGGGCAGGGACAGGACGCCCTGCGGAGCTGGCACAGcctgggagcagggagctggcacCCCCAGCCACCCCCCGCCAGCCTTTCCCGCCCCACTAATTGCCCACCCTAATTCCCCTGTAAGGTCCTTAGCGTAATCCCCCCCAAACAGACCAGCCTTTCCGCTCTAATTCCCCAGAGGCCAGGCAGgacagcacccaggggtgccctGGGGGGCAGGGGCTCAGCAGGCTGGCCCTTGGGGATCTGGGGGGCCCCAGGCAGGGCACAGAGACCCTCCTGTCCTCCAAGCCTCCCCCTTGCCCACCCCACCGAGCCATACCCAGcactggggtgggatggggtgcagCGTTTGCCTCCGGTGCTCACGGGATGAGCCCCAACCCACTGGCATGTGGGGCCTCGCCGGCACCGGTGCTGGCATGCACCCGCCTGCCCGTGATGTACCCAGGGTCCCGCAGCCGGATCTGTCCCCTGCACGGGCAGACCCCACCGGCGGTGCTGCCTTACACCAGGTAGGATCTGGCTCTGCCCGTACTCCCGGTGACAGGGTTAAAGCCCGACCCGGTGGCGCGGGTGGTACCTGGGAGGTGCTCGCTCCATTAATTCTGGCACGTGAGGAGAGCAGGACTGGGAAGAGATTAGATATTAACCCGGCCACTGCCTCCCACCCTGCGGGCACCCGTCCCTGGGGGCTTCCAGGGCCGGATCCCAGCCCGGGGCCcttcgccggggctggaggggccgcggGGCAGGGGGGCTCGGCTGGCAAGGGCAGCGTTTGGCAGGAGCTACGGCCCTGCTTGCGGCAGGCCGGGACTGCCACCGGCCCCCCCCTTCGCCAACCGGTGCTTATTTACTTGGAGAGGGAGGTGGAAACGTGCTGACCGCGTCCGCCGGCGGCGAGGGGCTCCGGTCCGGACAGAACCGGCTTGGGTGGAAAACAGCTCCCCAGCCCCGGCCAGAGCGGTGGCgacagcagcagggagggcaagcgggacccccccagccccaggtacggccccccccagctccaggtACGGCTCTCGCCTTCCCGAGGTGAGCCACCGCGGCTGGCCGAGCAGGAGCTGCCACGGAGCCGGGGTTCAGTCGGCCATACCGccgtgccagccctgccagcgTGCCAGCCACGCCAGCACCCGGCCCTGCGGCTCCGTAGGAAAGGTAAGCCTGGAAAAAATGCGCCTGGCGTGCTGATGTTTTCGGAGTGAGCCAGCGGGGAAGCCTGGCCCGGGTCCCGATGCCGTGCTGAGCTGCATCCCAGCCCCTCGCTGCGGCTGCTATGCCAGGGCGACCATCTCTGCCCGGTCCCACCGCGTGGACCGCAGTCCCCAGCCTGTCCGGGGCACCAGGGAACCGGGACCGGGCTCTGCCCTCGCCGAAAGGGCTGTGCCAGGCACCAAACACCCTGGCACGCAGCCGCAGGAGGCGACCGAGGGCAGCCGGTCCCTCGCAGCCCACGGTTGGTCCCTGCGAGGCAGCCAGCACATGGTGGCATCACACCCAACCTACCCCGCAGCCGCCTCACTGGAGGGGTGTTTCTGTAGGACCTACAGAAACCCCAGGGGTGCGCAGCAAGGGCTGGAAAGCCGGGAGGGTCCCCAcaggaagggggggaagaaatCACCCACCATGAGGGGGGACGCGAGGGCGAAAACCGTGCGGCCGTGGGGCAGCCTCGGCGGGACGGACGCCTGCCAGCGGCCCCACGGCGGGTGCGGGGGTCGCGGGGGGGCTCGTGCTGAATCAGCAGCCGGGAAacccgccggccccgcgcggcGGAAGGAAGCAGCCGGCAGGAAGCCGCGTGCAGCGCGGCCTCACCGTAGCCCGGGGCCCAGGTCATCGCTGGCGCGGGGGCGGCAGGGCAGCTGGCCTGAGCTCTCCGCGCTGGTTCTCCAAGGCTGAGCCTTTGCCGGAGAGTGAGGGCTACCGCCAGGCCCTGCGAGTCTGACTccgtggggaaactgaggcacaagagGCCACTGCAGAGCCCTTCCAACTGCATGGCCCCGCGCCGGCAGCCGTGCGAgagcacacgcgtgtgcacgtgCCCTGGCGAGGAAGGACGATCCTCCCCCAAACTGCGTCCTGAAGCCAAATGCTCTTCAGGAAGAAGAAGGGCAGGAGGGTGGGTGGCCCCAGCGCCAGAGGGATGGCAGCAGCGGGTGCAGCACCCAGCCCAGACACGCCGTCTCCTCCCCGTCGGCTCCGGCGGGTGCCGGTCCTCGTGCCACGGGTGCTGCCAGCTCCggctctgcctccttttctcctcaGATTGTTTTCATCCCGGCCCGGGGTTGGGGGAGGACCTGCCGGAGGCGCGTTGAACTTTCGTCCGCATCCTTCAGCCTCTTGCTTCACCCTCCCAAAATAGCAGCGCCTGCCTGGAAACCtcccctggggctggcagggcccTGGGTCCCCCAGGGCACCCCGAGCCTCTAGGGGCTCTTCCCCATCCCCAAACCCCAGGGATGGGGGTGACTGCGAGGTGCCCATGCCCAGCTCCAGGGTGCACGGCCACCCCCACCAGGACAGGGACCACCGAGCCCCGTCCGTCCACTGCCCCCAAGCCGGGGCTGTCCTgggcccccagcccctcgcagAAAGGGCTTTTCTGGGCCCCTGCCACCCTGCCAAGGGCTCCGGCTTTAGCCGTCAGCTGACATTCCTCCGGGAGGCCCCTCCAGGCCCGCGCCTCGGGGCTTCCCGGTGGGAGCCG
This window of the Accipiter gentilis chromosome 10, bAccGen1.1, whole genome shotgun sequence genome carries:
- the BTBD17 gene encoding BTB/POZ domain-containing protein 17 isoform X2; translation: MARLTGSRPVAARRWGCAAAAFLLLLLTVQAAQKADLSGDATAATINHSLTLLQRLQELLQNGNGSDSVLRVRTAASDEAKVFHTHQLLLSLQSEVFESLLRNQSIITLHEPPETAALFEKFIRYLYCGGVSILLHQAIPMHQLASKYRVWGLQRGVADYMKTHLASESSQGHVVAWYHYAVRIGDSALQESCLQFLAWNLSAVLGSAEWGSVSVELLLLLLERSDLVLHSELELYTAVEGWLNRRQPEGPVAERVLRAIRYPMIAPSQLFRLQAQSAVLVRHYSAVQDLLFQAFQFHAASPLHFAKYFDVNCSMFLPRNYLAPSWGSQWVINNPARDDRSTSFQTQLGPSSHDAGKRVTWNVLFSPRWLPVSLRPVYSDSVSGAVQPVRIEDGRPRLVITPAMSSPDFAGVSFQKTVLVGVRQQGRVLVKHAYSFHQSSDEAADFLAHADLQKRTSEYLIDNSLHLHIIVKPVYHSLIKVKK
- the BTBD17 gene encoding BTB/POZ domain-containing protein 17 isoform X1 — protein: MRTEPGFPSPPSTTHRPTAGPCSAVPWHPVPGSQGAAPGRSSLSTAQKADLSGDATAATINHSLTLLQRLQELLQNGNGSDSVLRVRTAASDEAKVFHTHQLLLSLQSEVFESLLRNQSIITLHEPPETAALFEKFIRYLYCGGVSILLHQAIPMHQLASKYRVWGLQRGVADYMKTHLASESSQGHVVAWYHYAVRIGDSALQESCLQFLAWNLSAVLGSAEWGSVSVELLLLLLERSDLVLHSELELYTAVEGWLNRRQPEGPVAERVLRAIRYPMIAPSQLFRLQAQSAVLVRHYSAVQDLLFQAFQFHAASPLHFAKYFDVNCSMFLPRNYLAPSWGSQWVINNPARDDRSTSFQTQLGPSSHDAGKRVTWNVLFSPRWLPVSLRPVYSDSVSGAVQPVRIEDGRPRLVITPAMSSPDFAGVSFQKTVLVGVRQQGRVLVKHAYSFHQSSDEAADFLAHADLQKRTSEYLIDNSLHLHIIVKPVYHSLIKVKK
- the GPR142 gene encoding probable G-protein coupled receptor 142 produces the protein MVPVPNSTAVVWASEAAEPERSPCMVGIFPIVYYSVLLGLGLPVNILTAVALSRLATRTKKSSYWYLLALTTSDILTQVFIIFVGFILQTAILARAVPSAFIHTVNVLEFTANHASIWVTVLLTVDRYVALCHPLRYRTVSYPQRTRKIIAAVFAVALATGIPFYWWLDVWRDADPPTALDMVLKWVHCITIYFLPCSIFLATNSIIICKLKRQRCSGGCRPRLSKTMALLLAVTTVFIVLWAPRTIVMICHLYVASVKRDWRMHLALDIANMVAMLNTTLNFFLYCFVSQTFRRTVGEVLRAHLRHGPRPGSGRFLPPALKPLELLAGTAL